A window of Rufibacter sp. LB8 contains these coding sequences:
- a CDS encoding acyl-CoA dehydrogenase family protein yields METTNKTLKGGEFIIKSTSAQDIFIPEEFSEEQRMMADMAQQFVHTEVHPLVERLDNHEEGLMEGLMKKAGDLGLFGVAIPEEYGGLNMDFNSSLLVTESVGSGHSFPVAFAAHTGIGTLPILYFGTEEQKAKYIPKLTSGEWAASYCLTEPGSGSDALAAKTKAVLDAAGENYILNGVKMWITNAGFADVFIVFAQVDGDKFTGFIVEKGYEGLSLGPEEHKMGIKGSSTRQVFLTDCKVPKENVLGQIGKGHLIAFNILNIGRIKLAAACLGACKQVTDLSVKYANERIQFKIPISKFGAIRHKLAEQAIRIFAVESALYRCGNDIHNKEQELLAAGKGYNEAVLEAAREFAVEAAILKVDSSEVLDYVVDEGVQIYGGYGFSADYPMDRAYRDARINRIFEGTNEINRMLIVDMVLKKAMKGELDLMGPAAAVQQELMAIPDFGDEDNSLFAAEKKAVDKFKKAVLLTAGTAVQKFMMTLDKEQEVLMYIADMAIQTYIAESTLLRVEKLVSKNGEEAAQRQLDMVRVVINDAADRINKAGKEALAAMTEPGDEQKLLLIGLKRFTKLEPYNTKEARRRIAAEMIKSNEFVY; encoded by the coding sequence ATGGAAACTACCAACAAAACCCTAAAAGGCGGTGAGTTCATCATCAAATCAACCAGCGCCCAGGATATTTTCATCCCAGAGGAATTCTCTGAGGAACAGCGCATGATGGCCGACATGGCCCAACAGTTTGTACACACCGAAGTACACCCGCTGGTGGAGCGTTTAGACAACCACGAAGAAGGCCTGATGGAAGGTCTTATGAAAAAGGCCGGTGATTTGGGTTTGTTCGGGGTGGCCATTCCGGAGGAGTACGGTGGGCTGAACATGGACTTCAACTCATCTTTGCTCGTGACGGAGTCGGTGGGGTCAGGGCATTCGTTCCCGGTGGCCTTTGCGGCACATACCGGTATTGGCACCTTGCCTATTTTGTACTTCGGCACCGAGGAGCAGAAAGCCAAGTATATTCCTAAACTGACCTCGGGCGAATGGGCGGCTTCTTACTGCTTGACCGAGCCCGGTTCTGGGTCAGATGCGCTGGCGGCCAAAACCAAAGCTGTCTTAGATGCCGCCGGTGAGAACTACATCCTGAACGGGGTGAAAATGTGGATCACCAACGCGGGCTTCGCCGATGTGTTCATTGTGTTCGCGCAGGTAGACGGTGACAAGTTCACGGGCTTTATTGTAGAGAAAGGCTATGAAGGTCTGAGTCTGGGTCCCGAAGAGCACAAAATGGGCATCAAAGGTTCTTCCACCCGCCAGGTGTTCCTCACAGACTGCAAAGTGCCAAAGGAAAACGTGCTGGGCCAGATTGGCAAGGGTCATTTGATCGCCTTTAACATCTTGAACATTGGCCGTATTAAGCTGGCGGCGGCGTGTTTGGGTGCCTGTAAGCAAGTAACCGACCTGTCTGTGAAGTATGCCAACGAGCGTATTCAGTTCAAGATTCCAATCTCTAAGTTCGGGGCGATTCGGCATAAATTGGCCGAGCAGGCCATTAGAATTTTTGCCGTGGAGTCTGCCTTGTACCGTTGCGGAAACGACATTCACAACAAAGAACAGGAGCTATTGGCCGCCGGAAAAGGCTATAATGAAGCGGTGCTGGAAGCGGCCCGTGAGTTCGCCGTAGAAGCTGCTATCTTGAAAGTGGACAGCTCTGAGGTGCTGGATTACGTGGTAGACGAAGGCGTGCAGATTTACGGCGGCTACGGCTTCTCGGCAGATTATCCTATGGACCGCGCGTACCGTGATGCCCGCATCAACCGCATCTTTGAAGGCACCAACGAGATTAACCGCATGCTCATTGTGGACATGGTCTTGAAAAAAGCCATGAAAGGCGAGCTGGATTTAATGGGCCCCGCCGCCGCCGTGCAGCAGGAATTGATGGCCATCCCAGACTTCGGTGACGAAGACAACAGCCTGTTCGCCGCCGAGAAAAAAGCCGTGGATAAGTTCAAGAAAGCTGTGCTCTTGACCGCCGGTACCGCCGTGCAGAAATTCATGATGACCTTAGACAAAGAGCAGGAAGTCCTGATGTACATCGCTGATATGGCCATTCAGACGTACATTGCCGAGTCTACCTTGCTGCGCGTGGAAAAACTGGTGAGCAAAAACGGCGAGGAAGCCGCCCAGCGCCAGCTAGACATGGTGCGCGTGGTCATCAATGACGCCGCTGACCGCATCAACAAAGCTGGCAAAGAAGCCCTGGCCGCCATGACCGAGCCCGGCGATGAGCAGAAACTGTTGCTGATTGGCCTCAAGCGCTTCACCAAACTGGAGCCGTACAACACCAAAGAAGCCCGCCGCAGAATTGCAGCTGAGATGATCAAGTCCAACGAGTTCGTGTACTAA
- a CDS encoding acetyl-CoA C-acyltransferase, which produces MQTAYIVAGFRSAVGKAPRGVFRFTRPDDLAADVIKHLLASVPQLDPARVDDLLVGNAVPEAEQGLQMGRMISLLSLPINVPGAIMNRYCGSGIETIATAAFKIQAGMADCIIAGGAESMSMVPVIGWKTVPNYKIAKEHPEYYLSMGLTAEAVANDFKVSREDQDAFAYASHQKAIRAIEEGRFKDQIVPINVEETYLDENGKKKTRSYVVDTDEGPRADTSVEKLAKLRPVFATNGSVTAGNSSQTSDGAAFTIVMSERMVKELNLEPIARLVSYAAEGVDPRIMGMGPVKAIPKALKNAGMSLQDVDLFELNEAFASQSIAVIRELGIDPEKVNPNGGAIALGHPLGCSGAKLSVQLFNELRRQNKKYGMVTACVGGGQGVAGIYELLK; this is translated from the coding sequence ATGCAAACTGCCTATATAGTTGCCGGATTCAGAAGTGCAGTGGGGAAAGCGCCCCGCGGCGTGTTCCGTTTCACCCGGCCAGATGATTTGGCCGCCGATGTCATCAAGCATTTGCTGGCATCGGTGCCACAACTAGACCCCGCCCGCGTAGATGACCTTTTGGTGGGCAACGCGGTGCCTGAGGCTGAGCAAGGGCTTCAGATGGGACGCATGATTTCCCTCCTGTCTTTGCCCATCAACGTGCCCGGTGCCATCATGAACCGTTACTGCGGGTCTGGGATTGAGACCATCGCTACCGCCGCCTTCAAAATACAAGCCGGCATGGCCGACTGTATCATTGCCGGTGGTGCCGAGTCGATGAGCATGGTGCCCGTGATTGGCTGGAAAACCGTGCCTAACTACAAGATCGCCAAGGAGCATCCAGAGTATTACCTGAGCATGGGCTTAACGGCAGAGGCCGTGGCCAATGACTTTAAAGTAAGCCGCGAAGACCAGGATGCTTTTGCCTACGCTTCGCACCAGAAAGCCATCAGAGCCATTGAAGAAGGCCGGTTCAAGGACCAGATTGTGCCCATCAATGTAGAAGAGACCTACTTGGATGAGAACGGCAAGAAGAAAACCCGCTCCTACGTGGTAGACACAGATGAAGGCCCGCGTGCTGATACCTCTGTGGAGAAACTAGCCAAGTTGCGTCCGGTATTTGCCACTAATGGTTCGGTGACGGCCGGTAACTCCTCGCAGACCTCAGACGGGGCCGCCTTCACTATTGTGATGAGTGAGCGCATGGTCAAAGAACTGAACCTGGAGCCTATTGCCCGTTTGGTGTCTTATGCCGCCGAAGGCGTGGACCCACGCATCATGGGCATGGGCCCTGTAAAAGCCATCCCGAAGGCCTTGAAAAACGCCGGCATGAGCTTGCAGGACGTGGACCTGTTTGAATTGAACGAGGCCTTCGCTTCTCAATCCATTGCGGTCATCAGAGAACTAGGCATTGACCCAGAGAAAGTTAACCCGAACGGAGGCGCCATTGCCTTGGGTCACCCGCTGGGTTGCTCCGGCGCTAAATTGAGCGTTCAGCTTTTCAATGAGCTTCGTCGTCAGAACAAGAAGTACGGAATGGTCACTGCCTGCGTAGGTGGTGGCCAAGGCGTAGCCGGTATTTATGAGTTGCTTAAATAG
- a CDS encoding 3-hydroxyacyl-CoA dehydrogenase/enoyl-CoA hydratase family protein: MKRIIKKVAVLGSGIMGSRIACHFANIGVQVLLLDMVPRELLPEEQAKGLTLDNKPVRNRIVNAALQTAVTSNPSPLYKKEDVRLIQTGNFDDDLKDIAGCDWTIEVVVENLKIKQSILEKVEQFRKPGTLITSNTSGIPIHLMLEGRSEDFQKHFCGTHFFNPPRYLKLLEIIPTDKTDPEITAFLLKYGDLFLGKTTVLAKDTPAFIANRVGIYGIMQVLHVMEKLGLNVDEVDRLTGPVVGRPKSATFRTSDLVGLDTLAKVAQGLYQTGENDEKRDLFQLPAYIQQMVEKNWLGDKTKQGFYKKTKNEQGATEILTLDLKTMEYGPKQKVKFQSMEILKPIEDLRKRLKAFSQVQDKAGDFFRETSYGLFQYVTNRIPEISDELYRIDDAMRAGFGWELGPFETWDIFGVRETVSAMEAAGYKPADWVYEMLEGGHESFYRSQNNQRQYYDIPSKTYKVIPGTESFVLLDVLRGTNVVWKNAGASLIDLGDGILNVEFHTKMNALGSEVIQGLMKGVDLAEQDFRGLVVGNEAANFSAGANLGLVFMYALDQEYDELNLMIRQFQNAMMRLRYSAIPVVAAPHGLTLGGGCELCLHADHVQAAAETYIGLVEFGVGLIPGGGGTKEMTLRTSAEYEEGDTEYNSLRNAFMTIGTAKVSTSAAEAYDLKFLRRGDGITLNNNRQLAEAKAAAIALAEAGYTKPTPKTNIKVQGRGGLGMFTTGAYAMQVAGFISDHDRKISEKLAYVMCGGDLSMPSEVSEQYLLDLEREAFLSLTGERKTLERIKSILTTGKPLRN, from the coding sequence ATGAAGAGAATAATCAAGAAAGTGGCGGTCTTAGGCTCCGGAATCATGGGTTCCCGCATTGCCTGCCACTTCGCCAACATTGGGGTGCAGGTCCTGCTTCTGGACATGGTACCCCGCGAACTGCTACCCGAGGAACAGGCCAAAGGTCTGACCCTGGATAACAAGCCCGTTCGCAACAGAATTGTCAACGCGGCCCTGCAAACGGCGGTTACCTCCAACCCATCGCCCCTTTATAAGAAAGAGGATGTGCGCCTGATCCAGACCGGTAACTTTGATGATGACTTAAAAGACATCGCCGGCTGTGACTGGACCATTGAAGTGGTGGTGGAGAACCTCAAAATCAAGCAGTCTATCTTAGAGAAGGTAGAGCAGTTCAGAAAGCCGGGCACCCTTATTACGTCTAACACCTCGGGTATTCCTATCCACTTGATGTTGGAAGGTCGCTCAGAAGATTTCCAGAAGCACTTCTGCGGAACCCACTTCTTTAACCCGCCGCGCTACCTCAAATTGTTGGAGATTATCCCCACTGACAAAACCGACCCAGAAATCACGGCCTTCTTATTAAAATATGGTGACCTGTTCTTAGGTAAAACAACTGTTCTAGCTAAAGACACGCCGGCGTTCATCGCCAACCGTGTGGGTATCTACGGCATCATGCAGGTCTTGCACGTGATGGAGAAACTGGGCTTGAACGTGGACGAGGTTGACCGCCTCACCGGTCCGGTGGTAGGTAGACCAAAATCGGCTACATTTAGAACCTCTGACTTGGTAGGTTTGGACACGCTTGCCAAAGTAGCGCAGGGCTTGTACCAAACCGGCGAGAACGATGAGAAGCGTGACCTGTTCCAACTGCCCGCTTACATCCAGCAGATGGTAGAGAAGAACTGGCTAGGCGACAAAACCAAGCAGGGCTTCTACAAGAAAACCAAGAACGAGCAAGGCGCTACGGAGATTCTGACGCTGGACCTCAAAACCATGGAATACGGCCCTAAACAGAAGGTCAAATTCCAGAGCATGGAAATCCTGAAGCCCATTGAAGATTTGCGCAAGCGTCTTAAGGCCTTCAGCCAGGTGCAGGACAAAGCCGGTGATTTCTTCAGAGAGACATCGTATGGCTTGTTCCAATACGTGACCAACCGCATCCCTGAAATATCTGACGAACTGTATCGCATTGACGATGCCATGCGTGCCGGTTTCGGATGGGAACTAGGGCCGTTTGAGACCTGGGACATCTTTGGCGTACGCGAAACCGTGAGCGCCATGGAAGCCGCCGGTTACAAGCCTGCTGACTGGGTGTATGAGATGCTGGAAGGCGGTCATGAGAGCTTCTACCGCAGCCAGAACAACCAGCGCCAGTACTATGACATTCCGTCTAAGACTTATAAAGTAATTCCGGGCACCGAGAGCTTCGTGCTATTAGATGTCTTGCGTGGCACCAACGTGGTTTGGAAAAACGCCGGTGCTTCATTAATTGACCTGGGCGATGGCATCCTGAACGTAGAGTTCCACACCAAAATGAATGCGCTGGGCTCAGAAGTGATTCAAGGCCTGATGAAAGGCGTGGATTTAGCCGAGCAGGACTTCAGAGGTTTGGTTGTAGGCAATGAAGCCGCCAACTTCTCGGCGGGTGCTAACCTAGGTTTGGTATTCATGTACGCCCTGGACCAAGAGTATGATGAGCTGAATCTGATGATTCGACAGTTCCAAAATGCCATGATGCGACTGCGCTACTCAGCTATTCCGGTAGTGGCCGCACCTCATGGTTTGACCTTGGGCGGGGGCTGTGAGCTTTGCCTCCACGCCGATCACGTGCAGGCCGCCGCTGAGACGTACATTGGCTTGGTGGAGTTTGGTGTAGGCTTAATCCCGGGCGGGGGTGGAACCAAAGAAATGACCTTGCGCACCTCGGCTGAATATGAAGAAGGCGATACTGAGTACAACTCGCTCCGCAACGCATTCATGACCATTGGTACAGCCAAAGTTTCTACCTCGGCCGCAGAGGCTTATGATTTGAAATTCCTGCGCCGCGGCGATGGCATCACGCTCAACAACAACCGCCAGCTAGCCGAAGCCAAAGCCGCCGCTATTGCTTTGGCAGAAGCCGGTTACACCAAGCCAACGCCTAAGACCAACATCAAGGTACAAGGCCGTGGCGGATTGGGTATGTTCACGACCGGTGCTTACGCCATGCAGGTCGCTGGTTTCATCTCAGACCATGACCGCAAAATCTCTGAGAAGCTAGCCTACGTGATGTGCGGGGGTGACTTGTCCATGCCGTCTGAAGTTTCGGAACAATACCTGCTAGACCTGGAGCGCGAAGCCTTCCTGAGTTTAACGGGTGAGCGCAAGACCTTGGAGCGTATCAAAAGCATCTTGACCACGGGTAAACCGCTGAGGAATTAA
- a CDS encoding PD-(D/E)XK nuclease family protein, protein MQKDYTKVLLDFKSIPRIKRTRTFMEISGYPHYENVCSNILKFYLNPKNEHELKDLVINSLARLIDKNFKFDIDFEEVEILREIKTINDKRLDLLILTENYAIGIENKIFHHLHNDLGDYNNTVNSYCYNSRKPICIVLSLNKLTSVEDIEKINNSNFINITYEQIFLNIKKNIGKHLSSNNLSYVNHLNDFMKTIENLTPKTMENRALWAFFKNNSEAIQELTDGFTSYRNSLYQQVYRLNETLPQSEFAPLVKKQWIWDGRREGHNKLALVHDYKINNLYFISIDTCIDINGWEIQLFGRNNQSAEYLFNIMCQNKDFLPQPLENFERNDRLIYFKFDTDAEIAAVAQKLTDLLARIEQYKIRTEGIVIDNLI, encoded by the coding sequence ATGCAAAAAGACTATACAAAGGTTTTACTAGATTTTAAATCCATACCACGAATTAAAAGAACTCGGACTTTTATGGAGATTTCTGGGTATCCACATTATGAAAATGTTTGTAGTAACATTTTAAAATTCTATCTCAATCCAAAAAATGAACATGAATTAAAAGATTTAGTAATTAATTCCTTAGCCCGCCTAATTGATAAGAATTTTAAATTTGATATAGACTTTGAAGAAGTCGAAATTCTTAGGGAGATTAAAACCATAAATGACAAAAGGCTAGACTTATTAATTCTAACAGAAAATTATGCGATTGGAATTGAAAACAAAATTTTCCATCACTTACATAATGACTTGGGAGACTATAACAATACTGTAAATTCATATTGTTACAATTCCCGCAAACCAATCTGTATTGTTTTGTCTTTAAACAAATTAACTTCTGTAGAAGATATAGAAAAAATAAACAACAGCAATTTCATTAATATTACTTACGAGCAAATTTTCTTGAACATCAAAAAGAATATTGGCAAGCACTTAAGTAGCAACAATTTGAGTTATGTCAATCATTTAAATGATTTCATGAAAACTATAGAAAACTTAACTCCAAAAACTATGGAAAACAGAGCCTTATGGGCATTTTTTAAAAATAATTCAGAAGCAATTCAAGAATTAACAGATGGTTTTACATCATACAGGAACTCACTATATCAGCAAGTATATAGATTGAACGAGACTTTACCACAAAGTGAGTTTGCTCCTCTAGTCAAAAAACAATGGATTTGGGATGGAAGGAGAGAAGGTCACAATAAATTAGCATTAGTACATGATTACAAAATAAACAACTTATATTTTATATCAATTGACACATGTATCGATATTAATGGTTGGGAAATTCAGCTTTTCGGCAGAAACAACCAATCAGCAGAGTATCTTTTCAACATTATGTGTCAGAACAAAGACTTTTTGCCACAGCCCCTCGAAAATTTTGAAAGAAATGACAGATTGATATATTTCAAGTTTGACACAGATGCAGAAATAGCCGCAGTTGCTCAAAAACTAACTGACCTTCTTGCAAGAATTGAACAATATAAGATACGTACAGAAGGAATTGTAATAGACAATTTAATATAG
- the recG gene encoding ATP-dependent DNA helicase RecG, with product MSSGFFHTKIEFLKGVGPQRANLLQLELGIFTYGDLIQHYPFRYMDRTQFHAIADLNEDMQYVQIKGRILEKNLLGEGRKQRLSAIIRDASGEMELVWFKGVKWMNVQLKVNQEYIAFGKPSLFNGRFNMAHPDLEEASEVKVEQTYLQPVYHTTDKLKNHRVDSKVISKMMMELLKLSPTHLPETLTPDLVDNYRLVSKREAMIQIHFPKNWDTLQAARFRLKFEELFYTQLKLLRTRTKRKAELAGQIFSKTPTLTEFYKNHLPFDLTGAQKRVVREIYQDVIAGKQMNRLLQGDVGSGKTIVAFVTMLLATDNGAQACIMAPTEILADQHYQGLKHFAEKLGILLGKLTGSTKKADRRILHEQLRSGEMKMIVGTHALLEDEVQYQNLGLCIIDEQHRFGVAQRSKLWQKNPRIIPHVLVMTATPIPRTLAMTLYGDLDVSVIDEMPAGRKEIITVHRYDSNRLKVFGFIREQIKLGRQIYIVYPLIEESEGLEYKDLMDGYESITRAFPEYQVSMVHGRLKPADKDYEMQRFVKHETQIMVATTVIEVGVNVPNASVMVIENAERFGLAQLHQLRGRVGRGADQSYCILMTGYKLSKEGKTRIETMVRTNNGFEIADIDLKLRGPGDLMGTQQSGVLDLLIADLSKDATILKESRVAAQAIIEKDPDLSLPEHANLLRHIRSLSANAVNWSRIS from the coding sequence GTGTCTTCCGGTTTTTTCCATACCAAAATTGAGTTTCTGAAGGGCGTGGGGCCCCAACGCGCGAACCTGCTGCAGCTGGAGCTGGGCATTTTCACGTACGGCGACCTCATCCAGCACTATCCCTTCCGGTACATGGACCGCACGCAGTTCCACGCCATCGCGGATCTGAATGAAGACATGCAATACGTGCAAATCAAAGGTCGAATCTTAGAGAAAAACCTCTTGGGTGAAGGCCGAAAGCAACGCTTGAGTGCCATCATTAGAGACGCGTCTGGGGAGATGGAGCTGGTTTGGTTCAAGGGCGTGAAATGGATGAACGTGCAACTGAAGGTGAACCAGGAATACATCGCATTCGGGAAGCCCAGTTTGTTCAACGGCAGGTTTAACATGGCTCACCCTGACCTGGAGGAAGCCTCTGAAGTAAAGGTGGAGCAAACCTACCTGCAGCCCGTTTACCACACCACCGACAAGCTCAAGAACCACCGCGTAGACAGCAAAGTCATCAGTAAAATGATGATGGAACTGCTCAAGCTGTCGCCCACGCACCTACCCGAAACGCTCACGCCTGACCTGGTGGACAACTACCGCCTGGTGTCTAAGCGCGAGGCCATGATTCAGATTCATTTCCCCAAAAACTGGGACACGCTGCAGGCCGCGCGGTTCCGGCTCAAGTTTGAGGAACTCTTCTACACCCAGCTCAAGCTCCTGCGCACCCGCACCAAACGCAAAGCCGAACTGGCCGGACAAATTTTCAGCAAAACGCCCACGCTCACCGAGTTCTATAAAAACCACCTGCCCTTTGACCTCACCGGCGCCCAAAAACGCGTGGTGCGCGAGATTTACCAAGACGTAATAGCGGGCAAGCAGATGAACCGACTGTTGCAGGGCGATGTGGGCAGCGGCAAAACCATCGTCGCGTTCGTGACCATGCTCTTAGCTACGGATAACGGCGCGCAAGCCTGTATCATGGCACCCACAGAAATTCTGGCTGACCAACATTACCAAGGCTTAAAGCATTTCGCAGAGAAACTAGGCATCCTGCTGGGCAAACTCACCGGCTCCACCAAAAAAGCAGACCGAAGAATCCTACACGAACAACTCCGTTCCGGCGAAATGAAAATGATTGTTGGGACACACGCCCTGCTGGAAGACGAAGTGCAGTATCAGAACCTCGGGCTTTGCATCATTGACGAACAGCACCGCTTTGGTGTGGCGCAGCGCTCCAAGCTCTGGCAGAAGAACCCACGCATCATTCCGCACGTGCTGGTCATGACGGCCACGCCAATCCCCCGCACGCTGGCCATGACCCTGTACGGCGACCTGGATGTTTCTGTGATTGACGAAATGCCCGCCGGAAGAAAAGAGATCATCACCGTGCACCGCTATGACAGCAACCGCCTGAAAGTCTTCGGGTTTATTAGAGAGCAGATAAAGCTGGGGCGGCAGATTTACATTGTGTACCCGCTCATTGAAGAATCTGAAGGTCTGGAATACAAAGACCTAATGGACGGCTACGAGAGCATCACCCGCGCGTTCCCAGAGTACCAAGTGAGCATGGTACACGGAAGATTAAAGCCAGCCGACAAAGACTACGAAATGCAGCGCTTCGTGAAGCACGAGACGCAGATTATGGTGGCCACCACCGTAATTGAAGTAGGCGTGAACGTGCCAAACGCCAGCGTAATGGTGATTGAAAATGCCGAACGATTTGGATTGGCGCAGCTGCACCAGCTAAGAGGCCGCGTGGGCCGGGGTGCTGACCAAAGCTACTGCATCTTAATGACGGGCTACAAACTCAGCAAAGAAGGCAAAACGCGCATTGAGACCATGGTGCGTACCAACAACGGCTTCGAGATTGCCGATATTGACCTGAAACTGCGCGGACCGGGAGACTTGATGGGCACCCAACAGAGCGGGGTGCTGGACTTGCTGATTGCAGATCTGTCTAAAGATGCCACCATTTTAAAAGAGAGCCGGGTGGCGGCGCAGGCGATCATAGAAAAAGACCCTGACTTAAGTCTTCCGGAGCATGCCAACTTGTTGCGGCATATTCGGTCACTGAGTGCCAACGCCGTGAATTGGAGCCGGATCAGTTAG
- a CDS encoding GIY-YIG nuclease family protein: MKQHNYFVYITSNPTKTVFYVGMTNDLDRRLFEHRENRGKPETFAGKYYCYKLLYYERFTYVQHAIETEKELKLLNREEKVALVKTMNPKMVFLTIAD, from the coding sequence ATGAAACAGCATAATTACTTTGTCTACATCACGTCAAATCCAACAAAGACCGTTTTCTACGTGGGCATGACCAATGATTTGGACAGAAGGCTGTTTGAACACCGAGAGAATAGAGGCAAGCCAGAGACGTTTGCCGGGAAATACTACTGCTACAAACTACTTTACTATGAACGGTTTACGTACGTGCAACACGCCATAGAGACAGAAAAGGAATTGAAGCTATTAAACAGAGAAGAGAAAGTTGCTTTGGTCAAAACGATGAATCCAAAGATGGTTTTTCTGACAATAGCTGACTGA
- a CDS encoding GIY-YIG nuclease family protein, producing MKDHNYFVYIISNPGKTVLYTGVTNNLEVRLQQHKENRGQADTFAGKFYCYKLLYYERYANVEQAIEREKEIKLLGRKAKEELIKSMNPKMSFLYIAS from the coding sequence ATGAAAGACCATAACTACTTTGTCTACATCATTAGTAATCCTGGTAAGACGGTTCTTTATACTGGGGTTACTAATAATTTGGAAGTTCGCTTACAGCAACACAAAGAGAATCGTGGCCAAGCAGACACTTTCGCTGGTAAGTTTTACTGTTACAAATTGTTGTACTATGAACGGTATGCCAATGTAGAACAGGCCATTGAAAGGGAAAAGGAAATAAAGTTACTAGGGCGAAAAGCGAAGGAGGAATTGATAAAGTCAATGAATCCAAAGATGAGCTTCTTGTACATAGCAAGCTGA
- the gldD gene encoding gliding motility lipoprotein GldD, which produces MKNSKSLFAAAAFCVSLFLASCASDDYTPKPKGYNRIDLPQAKYQPLQEKHPYTFEHSVYAKVLKDSSRLAEPHWIDLYYPQFKANVQLTYKNFNQDPKVFNDLVEDARKLTGRHQIKAYAIEESQIQTPTGITASVFELEGEVPSQFQFYLTDSSKHFFRGALYFRTSTANDSLAPVIEYMKKDIVHLLNTLHWTDQVKK; this is translated from the coding sequence ATGAAGAATAGCAAATCCCTGTTTGCGGCTGCGGCCTTCTGCGTCAGTTTATTTTTGGCCAGTTGTGCCTCTGATGACTACACGCCCAAGCCCAAAGGCTACAACCGCATTGACCTGCCGCAGGCCAAATACCAGCCCCTGCAAGAAAAGCACCCGTACACGTTTGAGCACTCAGTATACGCCAAGGTGCTCAAAGATTCCTCTCGCCTGGCTGAACCGCACTGGATAGACCTGTATTACCCGCAGTTCAAGGCCAACGTGCAGCTTACCTACAAGAACTTTAACCAAGATCCCAAAGTGTTCAATGACTTGGTGGAAGACGCGCGCAAGCTCACCGGCCGGCACCAGATTAAAGCCTACGCCATTGAGGAAAGCCAGATCCAGACGCCCACTGGCATCACGGCCAGCGTGTTTGAACTAGAGGGCGAAGTCCCCAGCCAGTTCCAGTTCTACCTAACCGACAGCAGCAAGCATTTCTTCAGGGGCGCCCTCTACTTCAGAACCTCCACCGCCAATGACTCGCTGGCCCCCGTGATTGAGTATATGAAAAAAGACATCGTGCATTTACTGAACACCCTGCACTGGACAGACCAGGTGAAGAAGTAG